A genomic region of Miscanthus floridulus cultivar M001 chromosome 3, ASM1932011v1, whole genome shotgun sequence contains the following coding sequences:
- the LOC136543184 gene encoding secreted RxLR effector protein 161-like, with protein MEERLKLTKVSTAAKVDATLYRSIVGGLCYLVHTRLDIAFAVGYVNRFVEDPREDHWATVKRLLRYVKETVDQGIVFPKTGESRLQLTMFSDADMAGDIDGQRSTSNMLVFLRSAPISWLLLKQKVVALSTCKAEYVAAATAACQAVWLRRLLGELTGVEAHPPALMVDNQPAIALVKNPVLHD; from the coding sequence atggaggagcggctgaagctgacgaaggtcaGTACCGCAgcaaaggtagatgcaacactctaccggagcatcgtcggcggtctgtgctacctagtccacacgaggctagACATTgcattcgccgtgggctacgtcaaccGCTTCgtggaggatccccgagaggatcactgggctacggtgaagcggctgttgcgctacgtcaaggagacggtggatcaggggatcgtcttccccaagaccggcgaAAGTAGGCTGCAACTCACTATGTTcagtgatgcagacatggcgggggacatcgacggacaacGGAGCACCTCTAACATGCTCGTTTTCCTcaggtcggctccaatctcatggctgttgctgaaacaaaaggtggtggcgctgtccacatgcaaggcagagtacgtggcggcggccacagcggcgtgtcAAGCTgtatggctgcgccggctgctgggcgagctgaccggtgtggaagctcacccaccagcactaatggtggacaaccagcccgccatcgccctcgtgaagaatccggttctccatgaCTAG